TTGGTGCGTCATTTCCCCCTTTAACAAAGGCCTGTCCGACGCGCTTTTTGGCGGAAAGATAAAGGTGGATTTCAGTTAACACAACGGGGGTTAGAGAGAATTTTGGAGGTTCAACAAGCACAACGGGGGTTAGAGGGAATTTTGAAAAAATGTAAATTGCAAAAGGTATTAAAAGAGATAAGTTATTGATTTTCAGATACTTGTTAACTTCGTAAGTTAACAATGGAGGAAGAGATGGAAAATAAGGGACTATTATATACAAAAGAACATGAGTGGGTAAAAATTGAAGGCAAAGTTGGACTTGTAGGAATTACTGATTATGCTCAAAATTCATTAGGAGATATTGTTTTTGTTGATTTACCACCTGTTGGAAGAAAAGTTAAACAATTTGAGACATGTGGGACCATAGAATCAATAAAGGTTGCCTCTGACATTTTTTCTCCTATTTCGGGTAAAATTATAGAAGTTAATGAAAATTTAAAAGAAACACCAGAAATTATCAATAAAGCACCTTATGAAAGTTGGCTGTTTAAAATAGAAGTTGAAGATGAAAAAGAGAAAGAAAATTTAATGAATGAAGTTGAATATCAGCAGTATATAAAAAACTTATAAAAATGAATTACACACCACATACTGATTTAGAAATAAAAGAGATGTTAAAGGAAATAGGTATTGAAAGTATAGATGAATTATTTAAAGATATAAAACACATATTACTTCCTAAATCATTT
The window above is part of the bacterium genome. Proteins encoded here:
- the gcvH gene encoding glycine cleavage system protein GcvH — translated: MENKGLLYTKEHEWVKIEGKVGLVGITDYAQNSLGDIVFVDLPPVGRKVKQFETCGTIESIKVASDIFSPISGKIIEVNENLKETPEIINKAPYESWLFKIEVEDEKEKENLMNEVEYQQYIKNL